Sequence from the Bacteroidota bacterium genome:
ACTGGGTGACGGGGTTGTCATCCATTCGGGATCGGTGATCGGAGCCGATGGCTTTTATTTCCAGCGAAGAAACGATGTAACCCTGAAATTCCATTCCTGCGGCCGTGTGATTCTGAAAGACTACGTGGAGATCGGAGCCTGTACAACCATTGATAAAGGTGTGACCGGTGACACCATCATCGGGGAATATACAAAGCTCGACAACCATATCCAGGTCGGTCATGATACGCATATCGGACGCTTTTGCCTCATTGCGGCACATTGCGCTATTGCCGGTGTAACGAAAATTGAAGACAGAGTAATCCTTTGGGGCCGGGTTAGCATAAACAAAGATCTGGTGATTGGCGAAAATGCCATTATCCTGGCTAACTCATCTGCGGATAAATCACTGGAAGGAGGAAAAACTTATTACGGAGCACCGGCAGAAGAAGCACGTAAAAAGTGGCGCGAAATTGCCTACCTCAAAAACCTTGTCAGCAAAGCTCAGGAAATTCAAGAATAAACGGATCTTATTCCTTCCCACCCTTTTCAGCAGCGGAGTCCTTTTCAAGTTCTTCCGGGCTTTTATCTTTCAGGAATAAGTCCAAAGCTACTATGATCCCTATAAAACCCCAGAAAGGAACGGAAGCCTTATCTGTATCCAGGAAGTTGTTCAAAAGACCATGAGTAAAATAGGTGATCATGGCAACCACCAAAACCATTGCGAAGAATTTCGACTCCGGGTTCCTGGCATATTTATATACTCTTAAGCCGGTGTATACCACCGTAATCATGATCGCTATAAAAGTCAGCATACCCAAAATACCCGATTCGGAGAGTGGACCAATGTACTCGCTATGAGCATTCCCCATATCACCTGCGTTGGTGCTGATGATGGTTTTTTCCTTTGAACGCTGGAATGGAGCATACACAAACTGGTAAGTCCCCGGCCCCCAACCCAAAAAAGGCCTTTCCTTAAACAACCTGATTGCACAACTCCATCGGTTGATGCGCTCCAGATTGCTGGCATCGGAGGATATATTCGAAATCGATTGTATATGTTCAAAAAAGTCAGTCGATGAATCCTGCTTGTTCTTCTCCAGCTTATCGATCAGTTGAAATTGAAACATGTAAAACAGTCCGGCCATAACAATCACAGCCGTCAGCACATACTTGAACTTTACCCTGAAATGAATCAGAAGAAATGCCACCCCACCCATGGCCACACTTATCCAGGCTGCCCTGCTGTACGAAAAAATTATCCCAAGGATCATTATAACCAGAACTGCCAGAGAAAAAAACCTGTATCTGGCTGTAAACAATTTACTTACACTGAATCCCAAAAAAATCGGAATAAACATGGCCAGAATGGCTCCATAGGCAGTATGGTCGTTGTAGAAAGGCTTCATAACCATATTACTGGAAGGCTTATCGAAACCATACAACGAATGATTATAAAGCGCATAAAATATGACAAGCAGCAAAGGAATCACATACAGCCATTGGAAGAGCCGGATATTCTTCATTTTGGAAAAAATGACAATCCCAATAAAGTAAAATGGCACGATAAACCATAGACGAGCAAGCATAAACTTTATTGAAACGACAGGCAATTCGCTGGTAATAATGGTAATAAATAACCAGACAAGGTTGGCAAGAATGGCTATGGTAACCGGATGATTCAGTATTTTTCTGTTATAGCCGCCATCCAGGAAGATCCTGAGAACAAAAACAACCAAAACGCCTGCCATCAAAGGTTCTGTCGGAAGGGAAATCCCGACGCCAAGCTCATAATTCTTATAGTTTACCGCTAATGGTGTCAGGAATGTGATAAGCAGGATTATTTTATCAAGCGAAAAAATATACAAGAGCACCATGATGATCACCAGGGGAGTAAGCAATCCCCAAAATCTCTCATGGGCAATAAGATAGCAATTGAACAGGATAAATAGTATGCTTATCCCGTAAATAATATAATAGCGGTATTTTTCAATCTTTTCGATCAAAACCTCAGGATTTTGAAGGAGTATCGTTTTTAAGTGCATTCAATTCCGCCTGGATCTGGTAGCGGTATTTATCATAAATAACCACAATGATAGCGGTCAGGAAAAATACGGCAATTGCGGTAAAAACAACAATCAGCCACCTTACGGGGTATGCCTTCTTATCGGAAGGATAAGGAGGTGTAATTATATTTGAATATGAGAGTTCATCGGTATAAAAACGAACTGCATTTTCATAGTCAACTTTAAGATCGGCATAGGTCCTCGCTTCATGCCGGATCGATTCTACCAGGTCAATCAATTCTCCTCCCTTTTCCTGCAAGCTATTCAGCAACCTGTCAACCTCACGCTGGTTGATATTTTCTTTCGAAGCGCCCATGATCGTTCTCAGATAACCCCGTGTAACCTCAAGTGCCTGAGCATCATAATCGATCAAACCATATTCCTTGCTCAGGGAACTCAAACGCATCTGAAGAGAGTCAATACCCTGCCGTTTTTTGTCCAGGATACTTTCATACATATTTATAACCTCTATGTATTTAGCATTATGCAATTCCCTTACCTTAAAATCATAGAAGTAAAGAATGGCATTAACAATATCACAGGCCATTTGCGGATCCTTGTCCATAACAACAATTTCCACAGATTCATACGGAGTTTTATTGATATTTACATTCTGGCCGTATTCGTAGTATAATACTGTATAGAAATACTTGTAATTTGAATCCAGCTCATAATGTTCTGCAAGATCAAACATCTTAATCACACTGTCTTTAATGTCTTTCGACTGCATAATCTGTAGCATTTGTTCTGTTTCGCTTTCATCGGAATAGGATGTAATGTTGGCCGGATAGACCACAGCTACAGATTTATATTTTGGTGTAATGAACAAGGGACTTGAAAAAACAATTGCCAGTATAACAGCGAGACCGGTAATAATAGCAAAATGGTATTTCCATTTCCACAATATGCGGGCGATGCTCACATTATTGTTATATTCTTTCATAGGGCGTTTATTATAGATGAATATTTTATTAACTCTTCAATTTGCAGGTTTTAACCTGTACAAGTTTTCTATTGCAAGTATTACCAAAACGCTGATCATAAATGTGGAGAATATTGACACCACAACAATGATCCAGCGGATGGGATATGATTTCTTCTCAGCCGGGAAAGCGCTATTGACAATAAATTTTTGAGGAAGCTCCTGTTCTGCATCTACCCTGGCCTCTTCCAGTTTGGCTTTCAGCAGGGTAACTTGTTCAGTTTTGTATTCAAGTGCATTTTTTAGTGAAAGGGAGGTACTGCCGTATTCAGCCAGCACCTCTAATTTTTTTTCAAGTGCACGGATAGCTGTGTTATCGCCTTTGGCAATGGCAATAGCAAGCTGCTGGTTAAGGACTTCCGACTGAGATTCATAGTCATGAACTCCCTTCCTGCCAATTGCTTTCAGAGTATCAACAATATTCTTTATTTCCGTTTCCAGCTCAGAATACTCCTTATCAACGATGGCAAGGGCCATTTTTGCTCTTTCTTTCTGCATTTGGTTCTTGGCAGAATCAAGGAGTTCGGCAATTGAATTGGCAATATTGGCAGCCATTACCGGGTCTTTGTCGAGAACCGATATTTTTACGGCCATGTATTCGGTCCTACGAAAAGTTATGTTGCTCTCGTACTCGCGTATCAGCCTGGTCATCCTGTACCTGCTTCCAGGCTCCAATCCATAATGGTTTGCCAGGTCGTATTTGTTAATGATCTCATCGCGGATACGGTTGGAATTGAGGATCTGAAGCATTTGCTCTGCCTGCTCTTCCTCGCCAAATCCCAGTATATCTTCTTTTATGCCTGAGTTCTGACTGATCAGTACCTTGGAAACCGAATTTGTCGCCACAGGAAAAAGTATCACCGATGATTTGTATTTCGGAGTAATGAACCATGGTGATGAGAACAGCAATGATGCTGCAATGGTCACGACGATTACAATGATCAGGGGCTTTCTCCATTTATACAGGAAATAAAAAATGCCGGATGAATCAAAATCGCCTTTTTCTTTGATGACAATCATATGGCCGGATGTATGTTTAATAAGAGGGTCAAAATTAGGAAAATTTATTCAATCTGCAACCTAAATATTATATTGACCTGAAGGTCTCTTTTCGATCACTATTTGTTGCGGATTATCGCCAGCAGGCCTCTCACATGGATCAGTTTCAGGGCAAAAGAGAGAATAAAACCGGCAACCAGAAAGAAGATGAAGTTAATTTCCCAGGAAAAAGGCAAGACACGGCTAATAAAGCTGAGAATCAATATCCCCGCTGCATATACTGCCAGGGTTAACAGATAACGGAGCTCCCATCGTAAATTAAAAATCCTGTGGGCTAGCCATATCTGAGGAATAGCTGCTGTAAACTGCGTTAACAAATTTGCCCAAGCTGCCCCCCTTGCCATGAATTGCGGAATCAGGATCAGATTCACTATTATATTGACAAGCAAGGCGGCAATACTGATAATATTTAGCGCCTTCAGGTTTCCATTGGCTGTGAGTAAGGCCCCGAACACATAAATAGAAGATACAGCTATGAATGAAAAAATTATCTTTCCAAAAATAGCTGTTGCATCATCAATGTTTTCTATATAAAGCAATTCCATCAAATCTCTACTGTAAACAACAGAGCCAACAGATACAAGAACCGACAATGAAAACAGCATAGACCACGAAAGTCTTACCATTTCCTTTACGTTTCCATTTTCCTTGATCATCCTCGAAAACATGGGCATCAACAGTACGGCAAATAGCATAGGTATCATATTGGCGGCATCCAGTAAACGAAATGCCTGCGCATAGATCCCCGACTGTTTGTCACCCAGTTCACCTCCCAGGATTCGCTCAATAAGAATGGCATCGCTCCGGTAATATACCGTCATGAGTAATACCAGTAAAGCAAAAGGCAGGCTTTGCCGGATTATAACCATGAAGAATGCTCTATTCCAGTGCAAGCGCCTGAATGCTGCTTTTCTGATTACAATGATAAGGGCAACAAGGAATGTTATGGAATATGCCAGTGTTTGCATATATACAAACCATTCAATGGTGAAACTAAATCCGCTTACGCCTCCCCAGATAAGAATACCACAGAAAAGTATCATCAGCAAACGGTCGAGGACAGAAATCAGGCTATCCGTCCTGAACATCAGCAATCCCGAAATATTCGACCGTAAATAAAGAATAAACGATAATAAAAACTGGTTTATCCCGACCCACAGCAGCAGATACAAGCGATCCCCCTTGTATCCGATCAGCAGGGCTACCCCGAATGTCACTACGAAATACAACAAAGCCAGCAGTATCTTTATGATCAGTATACCGCTGAAATGCTTGTTCAGAAGCTGTTCATTTTGTGCAATATTCCGGTTATTAAAATTTGTGATCCCCAGATCGAGGAGAATATTGAACAAAAAAGAGAAGTTGAATATGGTGAAGTAGAAGCCATAGGATTCGGCACCCACAAGGTTTTGTACCGAACGGTCGATTCCCAATATCCAAAAAGGCTTGATAAGCAGGTTCAGAAACAGCAGCAAGATAAGGTTCGTGATAAATTTTCTCTGCATGAAATCTCCGCCTGATTTTTATAAATACCTTTCAATAATCACAGGGCATCGTATTGCCTGATAAAATTTGATAAATTTGTACAAATTTATCATATAAACTGAATGACGCAGGTACTTTTAAACTAATTTTAATCCGATCTAACATATCTTACATTGAGAATAGCAGTCAACACCCGTTTACTTATCCGGAATAAGCTGGAAGGCATTGGCTGGGTGATGTATGAATCGCTGAAGCGCATCACTACTCAGCATCCTGAACATGATTTTTATTTTATTTTCGACCGGAAATATGATGATTCTTTTATTTTCTCGGATAATGTCCATCCTGTGGTAGTACCGCCCCAGGCGCGGCACCCGTTCCTTTATTACCTCTGGTTCGAATATTCTATCCCTTTTATCCTTCGAAAAATCAAGGCAGATATGTTTCTTTCTCCCGATGCATATCTTTCCCTTTCCTCCAGGGTCCCTTCCCTGGCTATGTTCCACGACCTCAATTTTGAGCATTACCCGGGTGATCTACCATATCTGGAAAGAAAATATTACTGTTACTTTTTCCCCCGTTACGCCCGTAAAGCAGATCGTATCGTTACGGTATCCCATTTTTCAAAAAGGGACATCATAAACCAGTATAACATTCCTGAAGAAAAAATTGACGTGGTTTATAACGGTGCTAACGAATTGTTCATTCCTCTTTCGGAAGAGGAAAAACAAAAAACCAGGATGCAGTTTACGGAAGGTAACCCCTATTTCCTGTTTGTGGGCGCACTGCATCCCAGAAAAAATATTGCCCGGTTATTCAGGGCATATGATTATTTCAGGAAAAACTGCTCCTGTGAAACCAAGCTTCTGATCGTTGGCAATAAAAAATGGTGGACAAAAGACATCAATCTGGCATACGAGGGTATGACGTATAAACAGGATGTTTATTTTGCAGGCCGGCAGCCGGCAGCTGACCTGCACCGGGTTATAGGATCCGCACTTGCCCTCGCCTATGTCTCCTATTTCGAAGGTTTTGGCATCCCAATCGTAGAAGCTTTTTACTGCGAAACCCCTGTCATCACCTCCAACGTGACCTCTATGCCTGAGGTAGCAGGAGACGCTGCATTGCTGGTAGATCCTTTCTCGGTTGTATCCATCGCAGATGCTCTTAGAAAAATCGCTGAAAGCGAAGACCTTAGAAGAAACCTTGTGGAAAAAGGCAGAATCCGCCGGCAATTGTTCAACTGGAACAATACGGCAGATATGCTTTGGCTTTCCATAGAAAAAGTATTGCAAAAAAAATAAACTCTCAGCTTATGAATGTATTGGTTATCGGGTCGGGTGGCAGAGAGCATGCACTGACCTGGAAAATTTCACAAAGCAAACATGTGGAAAGGCTTTTCATAGCTCCGGGTAATGCAGGCACTCTTGGTCATGGTTATAATATAGATCTTGATATAAGCGACTTTGGCAAAGTGGAGCAATTCGTCACGGATAACGGGATCAATATGGTCATCGTTGGACCCGAAGCTCCTTTGGTAGAAGGCATCCGGGATTATTTCCTGGCCAATCCCCTTTTATCTGCTATTCCGGTAATTGGCCCCGGGAAACAGGCAGCCATGCTGGAGGGCAGTAAGGATTTTGCCAAAGATTTCATGAAAAGGCATAACATCCCTACTGCAGCGTATGCCACGTTTAAACGGGGCGAAACGGAAGATGCATGCAAATACCTCCGTTCATTAACCCCGCCCTATGTGATTAAAGCTGACGGACTGGCAGCCGGAAAAGGGGTTCTGATCTGTGATGACCTGGAAGAAGCCTGCCATGAGACAAAATCTATCCTTGAAAACAATAAGTTCGGGCAAGCCGGTGATAAAGTTGTAATCGAAGAATTCCTCCGGGGCATCGAACTCTCCGTATTCATCATCACGGATGGCAATAGCTACATCCTGCTTCCTGAGGCCAAGGATTACAAGAGAATTGGCGAAGGTGACACAGGATTGAACACAGGCGGAATGGGTTCTGTTTCGCCGGTACCTTTTGCTGATAAGGCTTTCATGCATAAGGTCGTGCAAAGGATCATCAACCCTACTGTAAATGGTCTAAAACAAGACGGAATCGATTACAGGGGCTTTATCTTCTTCGGATTAATTAATTCGGGCGGAGATCCCTATGTGATAGAATATAACGCCCGCATGGGTGATCCGGAAGCGGAAAGCATTATTCCCCGCATCAGCTCTGATATTATGGACCTTTTTGACGGAGTAGCCCACCAAACCCTGCATCAAAAAAAGATCGGCATCGATCCCCGAGCCTCTGCCGCAATCATGCTTGTTTCCGGGGGTTACCCAGGATCATACTCCAAAGGAAAACCTATTCACGGTCTGGAGAATGTGGACGGGTCATTGGTATTTCACGCAGGCACTGCTTTCGATGCTGATGCAGAAAAGATCATAACTGCCGGAGGAAGAGTCATAGCTGTTACCTCGCTGGCCGAAAGCCTCGAAGAAGCTCTAAAAATGTCCTATAATAACATCAGTAAAATATCCTTCGATGCTATGTACTACAGACAAGATATCGGCCAGGACCTGCTGAAAAGCTAACCAAATCACTGGGTCATGCTGATACGCTTTTATAAATCCAGCTATCTTCCGCAGTTTGTCACTCTCATCTTGCTTGGAACAGCTCTATGGGCAAAGAGTTTTATTTATCCGGAGACTTCATGGTATGCTTCTGCAGCCAATCCCGTTTTTAACCTGATGAATTTCTACATCCTGAAAATCCCGGTCACAGGAACGATAATCAGCTTCGTCGTGTTACTGTCTCAGGCCTTTTATCTCTCGCATATCCTTACGAAAAACGAGCTTATCCCAAAAAACAGCCTTATCCCCGCTCTGATCATGATCCTGGCAGGAAGTATGCACAGCGATCTTATGATCTTTCACCCGGGCACCCTGCCCGGATTGTTTGTTTTAATCGCTCTCGGAAGGCTATTGCGTTGCTATGGCCGAACCGACATTGCTCGCGATATCCTTAGCGCAAGCTTCTATCTTTCTCTCGCTTCACTGTTTTACTTTCAATCTGCCCTGCTGATCCTGCTTATTTGGGTCACCCTCTTGATATTCAGCGCTTCCTCCATCCGCGACTGGGTTATACCCCTGATCGGTATCGTCATACC
This genomic interval carries:
- a CDS encoding UDP-3-O-(3-hydroxymyristoyl)glucosamine N-acyltransferase, translated to MKLDAPVKIKDLAALIDATYCGDPDFPVTGINEIHMVEAGDITFVDHPKYYAKALNSHATTILINKEVPCPPGKALVFSQDPFTDFNRLLNHFKPFLPATAMISPTATIGEGTVIQPGVFIGNGVRIGRNCIIHANVSIYDNCILGDGVVIHSGSVIGADGFYFQRRNDVTLKFHSCGRVILKDYVEIGACTTIDKGVTGDTIIGEYTKLDNHIQVGHDTHIGRFCLIAAHCAIAGVTKIEDRVILWGRVSINKDLVIGENAIILANSSADKSLEGGKTYYGAPAEEARKKWREIAYLKNLVSKAQEIQE
- a CDS encoding O-antigen ligase family protein, which produces MIEKIEKYRYYIIYGISILFILFNCYLIAHERFWGLLTPLVIIMVLLYIFSLDKIILLITFLTPLAVNYKNYELGVGISLPTEPLMAGVLVVFVLRIFLDGGYNRKILNHPVTIAILANLVWLFITIITSELPVVSIKFMLARLWFIVPFYFIGIVIFSKMKNIRLFQWLYVIPLLLVIFYALYNHSLYGFDKPSSNMVMKPFYNDHTAYGAILAMFIPIFLGFSVSKLFTARYRFFSLAVLVIMILGIIFSYSRAAWISVAMGGVAFLLIHFRVKFKYVLTAVIVMAGLFYMFQFQLIDKLEKNKQDSSTDFFEHIQSISNISSDASNLERINRWSCAIRLFKERPFLGWGPGTYQFVYAPFQRSKEKTIISTNAGDMGNAHSEYIGPLSESGILGMLTFIAIMITVVYTGLRVYKYARNPESKFFAMVLVVAMITYFTHGLLNNFLDTDKASVPFWGFIGIIVALDLFLKDKSPEELEKDSAAEKGGKE
- a CDS encoding oligosaccharide flippase family protein, which codes for MQRKFITNLILLLFLNLLIKPFWILGIDRSVQNLVGAESYGFYFTIFNFSFLFNILLDLGITNFNNRNIAQNEQLLNKHFSGILIIKILLALLYFVVTFGVALLIGYKGDRLYLLLWVGINQFLLSFILYLRSNISGLLMFRTDSLISVLDRLLMILFCGILIWGGVSGFSFTIEWFVYMQTLAYSITFLVALIIVIRKAAFRRLHWNRAFFMVIIRQSLPFALLVLLMTVYYRSDAILIERILGGELGDKQSGIYAQAFRLLDAANMIPMLFAVLLMPMFSRMIKENGNVKEMVRLSWSMLFSLSVLVSVGSVVYSRDLMELLYIENIDDATAIFGKIIFSFIAVSSIYVFGALLTANGNLKALNIISIAALLVNIIVNLILIPQFMARGAAWANLLTQFTAAIPQIWLAHRIFNLRWELRYLLTLAVYAAGILILSFISRVLPFSWEINFIFFLVAGFILSFALKLIHVRGLLAIIRNK
- a CDS encoding glycosyltransferase family 4 protein, which encodes MRIAVNTRLLIRNKLEGIGWVMYESLKRITTQHPEHDFYFIFDRKYDDSFIFSDNVHPVVVPPQARHPFLYYLWFEYSIPFILRKIKADMFLSPDAYLSLSSRVPSLAMFHDLNFEHYPGDLPYLERKYYCYFFPRYARKADRIVTVSHFSKRDIINQYNIPEEKIDVVYNGANELFIPLSEEEKQKTRMQFTEGNPYFLFVGALHPRKNIARLFRAYDYFRKNCSCETKLLIVGNKKWWTKDINLAYEGMTYKQDVYFAGRQPAADLHRVIGSALALAYVSYFEGFGIPIVEAFYCETPVITSNVTSMPEVAGDAALLVDPFSVVSIADALRKIAESEDLRRNLVEKGRIRRQLFNWNNTADMLWLSIEKVLQKK
- the purD gene encoding phosphoribosylamine--glycine ligase, translating into MNVLVIGSGGREHALTWKISQSKHVERLFIAPGNAGTLGHGYNIDLDISDFGKVEQFVTDNGINMVIVGPEAPLVEGIRDYFLANPLLSAIPVIGPGKQAAMLEGSKDFAKDFMKRHNIPTAAYATFKRGETEDACKYLRSLTPPYVIKADGLAAGKGVLICDDLEEACHETKSILENNKFGQAGDKVVIEEFLRGIELSVFIITDGNSYILLPEAKDYKRIGEGDTGLNTGGMGSVSPVPFADKAFMHKVVQRIINPTVNGLKQDGIDYRGFIFFGLINSGGDPYVIEYNARMGDPEAESIIPRISSDIMDLFDGVAHQTLHQKKIGIDPRASAAIMLVSGGYPGSYSKGKPIHGLENVDGSLVFHAGTAFDADAEKIITAGGRVIAVTSLAESLEEALKMSYNNISKISFDAMYYRQDIGQDLLKS